Proteins encoded in a region of the Streptomyces violaceoruber genome:
- the rsgA gene encoding ribosome small subunit-dependent GTPase A: MRRYGKHTDEDDIRSRPNRKGNRPRTHIRPKHEDAAEGLVLTVDRGRLTCLVDDRVVMAMKARELGRKAAIVGDRVALVGDLTGKKDTLARIVRIEERTSVLRRTADDDDPYERVVVANADQLAIVTALADPEPRPRLIDRCLVAAFDGGLTPLLVMTKSDLAPPDELLELYGALDIPYVVTSREELENGAAADLVREHLDGKITAFVGHSGVGKTTLVNTLVPEDRRRVTGHVNAVTGRGRHTTTSALALPLSSAAGGWVVDTPGVRSFGLAHIDPSRVINAFPDLVPGTEGCPRACSHDEPDCALDAWVAEGHADPARLYSLRRLLSTRERKEGD, encoded by the coding sequence ATGCGCCGCTACGGCAAGCACACCGACGAGGACGACATCCGCTCCCGCCCCAACCGCAAGGGCAACCGACCGCGCACCCACATCCGGCCCAAGCACGAGGACGCCGCCGAGGGCCTGGTCCTCACCGTGGACCGCGGCCGGCTGACCTGCCTCGTCGACGACCGGGTCGTCATGGCGATGAAGGCGCGCGAGCTGGGCCGCAAGGCAGCAATCGTGGGTGACCGGGTGGCCCTGGTCGGCGACCTCACCGGCAAGAAGGACACGCTCGCACGCATCGTCCGCATCGAGGAGCGCACCTCGGTCCTGCGCCGCACGGCCGACGACGACGACCCCTACGAGCGGGTCGTCGTCGCCAACGCCGACCAGCTCGCCATCGTCACCGCCCTCGCCGACCCCGAGCCGCGCCCCCGCCTCATCGACCGCTGCCTGGTCGCGGCGTTCGACGGCGGCCTCACCCCGCTGCTGGTGATGACCAAGTCGGACCTGGCACCGCCGGACGAACTCCTCGAGCTGTACGGCGCGTTGGACATCCCGTACGTCGTCACCAGCCGGGAGGAGCTGGAGAACGGCGCCGCCGCCGACCTGGTGCGCGAGCACCTGGACGGGAAGATCACGGCCTTCGTCGGCCACTCCGGCGTCGGCAAGACGACCCTGGTCAACACCCTGGTGCCCGAGGACCGCCGCCGGGTGACGGGGCACGTCAACGCGGTGACGGGGCGCGGCCGGCACACCACGACCTCGGCCCTCGCCCTGCCGCTGTCCTCCGCGGCGGGCGGCTGGGTCGTCGACACCCCGGGCGTACGGTCGTTCGGGCTGGCGCACATCGACCCGTCCCGGGTGATCAACGCCTTCCCCGACCTGGTGCCCGGCACCGAGGGCTGTCCGCGGGCGTGCAGCCACGACGAGCCCGACTGCGCGCTGGACGCCTGGGTCGCCGAGGGGCACGCCGACCCGGCCCGGCTGTACTCGCTGCGCCGGCTGCTGTCGACGCGGGAACGCAAGGAAGGCGACTGA
- a CDS encoding DMT family transporter, with the protein MAWLLVIVAGVLETGFAVCLKLSHGFTRLWPTIAFCAFALGSFGLLTMSLKKLDVGPAYAVWTGIGAAGTAIYGMIFLGDLVSTLKIVSISFVIIGVIGLQLSGSAH; encoded by the coding sequence ATGGCGTGGCTGCTGGTCATAGTGGCCGGAGTGCTCGAAACCGGCTTCGCCGTCTGTCTGAAGCTGTCGCACGGCTTCACCCGGCTCTGGCCCACCATCGCCTTCTGCGCCTTCGCGCTGGGCAGCTTCGGCCTGCTGACGATGTCCCTGAAGAAGCTCGACGTCGGCCCCGCGTACGCGGTGTGGACCGGCATCGGCGCGGCGGGTACCGCCATCTACGGCATGATCTTCCTCGGCGACCTGGTCTCGACCCTGAAGATCGTCTCGATCAGCTTCGTCATCATCGGCGTGATCGGTCTGCAGCTGTCGGGCTCGGCGCACTAG
- a CDS encoding TetR/AcrR family transcriptional regulator, translating to MPAARESLLDAAYTALARRPWSAVRMVDVAASAGVSRQTLYNEFGSKEGLARALVRREADGYLAGVERALSGPSDPRERLTATAEWMMSAARDNALVRAMLTGCWNERLPAPALTAVPSSCAVPAQRRADGPLPSPGDFVGLVRDRAVAVLGGAGPLPPPDAAELARSCELTVRLALSCVAAPPAEGGVADLVRTALPRRLTA from the coding sequence GTGCCTGCAGCCCGGGAGTCCCTGCTCGACGCCGCGTACACGGCGCTGGCGCGCCGGCCGTGGTCCGCCGTGCGGATGGTGGACGTGGCGGCTTCCGCCGGGGTGTCCCGGCAGACCCTCTACAACGAGTTCGGCAGCAAGGAGGGACTCGCCCGGGCCCTGGTGAGGCGGGAGGCCGACGGCTACCTCGCCGGAGTGGAGCGCGCGCTCTCCGGGCCCAGCGACCCGCGTGAACGACTCACCGCCACCGCCGAGTGGATGATGTCGGCGGCCCGCGACAACGCGCTGGTCCGGGCCATGCTCACGGGGTGCTGGAACGAGCGGCTGCCCGCACCGGCCCTGACGGCGGTGCCCTCCTCCTGCGCGGTGCCGGCCCAGCGACGGGCCGACGGTCCACTGCCCTCGCCCGGCGACTTCGTGGGCCTGGTCCGCGACCGTGCCGTGGCCGTCCTGGGCGGGGCCGGTCCGCTCCCGCCGCCGGACGCCGCCGAACTGGCCCGCTCCTGCGAACTGACCGTGCGCCTCGCCCTCTCCTGCGTCGCCGCGCCGCCCGCCGAGGGCGGGGTGGCCGACCTCGTACGCACCGCCCTGCCACGCCGCCTGACGGCATAG